In Drosophila yakuba strain Tai18E2 chromosome X, Prin_Dyak_Tai18E2_2.1, whole genome shotgun sequence, a single genomic region encodes these proteins:
- the LOC6525237 gene encoding trypsin alpha-3, whose protein sequence is MCIQLTLLIASVALISAEWMPERIARPQPVNISKVPWQASILGNKWCGGAIVNERTVLTAAHCVVSGDPKNYSVSVGASATLKGGQLVKVQSIIRHEGYNEVSNSNDIVILRLRTRLRLGANVQPIPLAESVPSGGSAALVSSWARTKKDRRGPMSQTLLSTSVDIVDQQACRKFYPNKSSVLCATSHGASACRGDSGCPLVSDGKLVGIVSFGVASPHPTYPGGYANVAELRPWILQTIARLV, encoded by the coding sequence ATGTGCATTCAGTTGACTTTGCTCATCGCAAGCGTAGCCCTAATCTCCGCCGAATGGATGCCGGAGAGGATTGCTAGACCGCAGCCGGTGAACATATCCAAGGTGCCCTGGCAGGCTTCCATTTTGGGCAACAAATGGTGCGGTGGTGCCATTGTCAATGAACGGACTGTCTTAACGGCTGCCCACTGTGTGGTTTCCGGTGATCCCAAAAACTATTCCGTGTCAGTGGGAGCCTCGGCGACGCTCAAAGGTGGCCAGTTGGTGAAGGTGCAGAGCATCATTCGGCACGAGGGATACAATGAGGTCAGCAACTCCAACGATATAGTGATTCTCCGTCTACGCACCCGCCTCCGCTTGGGTGCCAATGTCCAGCCCATTCCACTGGCGGAGAGTGTGCCTAGTGGTGGATCCGCCGCCTTGGTTTCCAGCTGGGCGAGGACGAAAAAGGACCGCAGAGGGCCAATGTCGCAGACCCTGCTCAGTACCTCGGTGGACATAGTGGATCAGCAGGCCTGCAGGAAGTTCTATCCCAACAAGAGCAGTGTGCTCTGTGCCACAAGCCATGGAGCAAGTGCCTGCCGGGGCGACTCCGGATGTCCATTGGTCTCCGATGGCAAGCTTGTGGGCATCGTGTCCTTTGGTGTTGCTAGCCCTCATCCCACATATCCGGGAGGCTATGCCAATGTGGCTGAGCTCAGGCCTTGGATCTTGCAGACCATCGCGAGATTAGTGTAA